Below is a window of Panthera leo isolate Ple1 chromosome B4, P.leo_Ple1_pat1.1, whole genome shotgun sequence DNA.
TGGTCTCTTCTCCAAGGCACTTTCTGTTTGCCGCCGCGCTTGCGATTTAActtgtctcctctcctctgcagGTATATCCGGCTCGCTCCCGGAACATAAACTAACTTggcccatttattttttcctatacagACTATGGGACAGAACCAGAGtacacctctctcccttcttctagcTAATTTCAAGGATGTCCAGGCTAGAGGCCATAACCTAAGCCTGGACATCCGCCGGTCGAGACTCATCACTTTCTGCCGGTCTGAGTGGCCCACTTTCAGGGTGGGCTGGCCTACTGAGGGCACTTTTTGTTTGCCTATAGTTGCCAAGGTCAGGGCCAAAACCCTCCTGCCAGGAGAAGAGGGCCACCCAGACCAGGTTCCCTACATCCTTGTCTGGCAAGATCTTGTTGAAAACCCTCCACCCTGGAtgtccccctttctttcctcAGGGTCCTGTAAGATTCTCGCGGCCCGCTCCACTGACCCAACCAAGCCGCGAACCCCCTCAGCACCCCTAAGTCCCATATTGCCCGATAGTCAGGACCTACTATCCCTGGACCCTCCATCctatcttccccctccccttgcaccccaggccctgcctgcaGCGGCCGCCCCACCAGTTGCCCCGCTGGTTGCCCCTCAAGGGGAACTGGGGGGGCGGGAAGCAGCAGCTGTGCCAGAACTAGGGAGGCTACAGGCAGCAGCCTCGCCAAGCCCTATTGAAAATGAAACCAACCGTGAAGGGCCAGCCGGCCGAACTCTAGGGCGCACCCAGCGTGAGCCAAGCTCTCGCCTCCCCGACTCCAGTATTGGCCCTTCTCCACCAGTGACCTATATAATTAGAGAACCCAAAATGCTCGGTTTTCTGATAACCCTAGAAATCTTATAGCCCTCCTAGAGAGCATAATGTTCACCCACCAGCCTACCTGGGATGACTGCCAACAGCTTTTGCGAATCCTGTTCACCacggaagaaagggagagaattcaaCTTGAAGCGCGGAAGCTGGTCCCCGGGGAAGATGGTCGACCCACTGTTAACCCTGACCTCATTAATGCTGCCTTTCCCCTGACTCGGCCTAATTGGGactacaacacggcagaaggtaggggaCGACTGCTCATAtatcgccagactctaatggcggGTCTCTGGGCTGCAGCACGCAAGCccaccaatttggccaaggtgtACTCGGTAATACAAGGTAAGACAGAGAGCCCTGCCAactttttagaaagattaatggAAGCCTTTAGGCAGTACACTCCCATGGACCCTGAGGCCCCTGAAAATCAGGCCGCTGTTATAATGTCTTTTGTAAACCAGGCTGCCCCTGACatcaaaaagaaactccaaaaaTTAGAGGACTTAGAAGGAAAACAGATCCAGGATTTACTCCGCATTGCTCAGCGGGTATATAATAATTGGGACGCTCCAGAGGATAAGCAGCTCAAAGCTACCAGGGAAATGACTAAAGTCTTAGCCGCCATAGTTCAGAAAAATCAAGGGCCCACAGGAGAACAGAAAACTCGCCCCCCTAGGCGCCCCCTAGACAAAGACCAATGCGCCTACTGTAAAGAAAAAGGATTCATGACTGTCCCAAAAAAGAAGCAACTGTGCTCGGGGTCAGCCATGGCAAACCAAAGCGGCCCCCATCCTATTTACCCAGAACTCAGAATAGGGGAGATGGGGTTCGGACCCCCTCCCCGAGCCCAGGGTAATCCTacaagtggaggggacccctgtgcAATTCCTTGTGGACACAGGAGCACAGCATTCAGTACTCACTAGCCCTCATGGAACAAGGGAAGACCTACAGGACCGGCCGTTACCTGATGCTGAGGTCACCTGGTTCACTGACAGAAGCAGCTTCGTCCATCAAGGACAGAGGTATGCGGGGGCAGCAGTGACATCTGAGACTGAAGTGATATGGGCAGAGGCTCTGCCCCCAGGGACTTCTGCCCAAAGGGCAGAACTAATTGCATTGACCCAAGCATTAAGAATGGGGCGGGACCGCAAAGTGTATATACAGACAGCCGGTATGCCTTTGCCACGGCCCACATACATGGGGCAATATACCGTGAGAGGGGACTACTCACTGCTGAAGGcaaagacatcaaaaataaagatgaaattctGGCCCTATTGACCGCTATTTGGGCCCCTAAGAAACTGGCCATAGTACATTGCCCAGGTCACCAAAAAATAACTGATCCAATCTCTCGAGGAAATAATCTAGCTGACCAAACTGCACGCCAGGTAGCGCAAAAACCCATCCAAGTACTACCTGCGCAGCTACCAGACCCAGGGCCCCAAGATTTACCCCCACAGCCTGAATACTCAGAAGATGATCTTATCTGGATGCGCAAGCTCCCCATGACCCAAGTTACAGATGGATGGTGGAGGGACTCCAGAGACCGCCTTATCC
It encodes the following:
- the LOC122224411 gene encoding uncharacterized protein LOC122224411 isoform X1 — translated: MFTHQPTWDDCQQLLRILFTTEERERIQLEARKLVPGEDGRPTVNPDLINAAFPLTRPNWDYNTAEGRGRLLIYRQTLMAGLWAAARKPTNLAKVYSVIQGKTESPANFLERLMEAFRQYTPMDPEAPENQAAVIMSFVNQAAPDIKKKLQKLEDLEGKQIQDLLRIAQRVYNNWDAPEDKQLKATREMTKVLAAIVQKNQGPTGEQKTRPPRRPLDKDQCAYCKEKGFMTVPKKKQLCSGSAMANQSGPHPIYPELRIGEMGFGPPPRAQGNPTSGGDPCAIPCGHRSTAFSTH